A genomic stretch from Erigeron canadensis isolate Cc75 chromosome 9, C_canadensis_v1, whole genome shotgun sequence includes:
- the LOC122582060 gene encoding DNA-directed RNA polymerases IV and V subunit 5B-like, producing the protein MVENGDGEAMETEMSNGNTGGKCLNTFVDNGSIESHRYYLSRRTLLEMFRDRGYDISTSDIDFSLTQFRELHGQNVDVDRLRISASHLSDPQNKILAVFCGTGAVKLNTIRWIGTQIMNKESLSRLIIVVQSNITGQAQKAVDLFPFKVEIFQITDLLVNITKHVLKPKHRVVTDEEKENLLKKFNLNENQLPRMSQKDAIAQYYGLEKGQVIEVTYNGEITGLHITYRCIW; encoded by the exons ATGGTGGAAAATGGAGATGGAGAAGCAATGGAAACAGAGATGAGCAATGGCAACACAGGAGGAAAGTGTTTaaacacatttgttgacaatgGAAGCATTGAAAGTCACAGATATTATCTTTCAAGAAGAACCCTTTTGGAGATGTTTAGAGACAGAGGCTATGATATATCTACCTCTGATATTGACTTTTCTCTTACACAGTTTCGTGAACTCCATGGTCAAAATGTTGACGTTGACCGTCTTCGGATTAGTGCTTCTCATCTTTCTGATCCTCAAAAtaag ATTCTAGCTGTTTTCTGCGGGACGGGCGCAGTTAAATTAAATACCATCCGCTGGATTGGAACACAGATAATGAATAAAGAGAGTTTAAGCCGGCTGATAATAGTGGTACAAAGTAACATCACAGGCCAGGCTCAGAAAGCTGTTGATCTTTTCCCATTCAAAGTCGAAATATTCCAA ATAACAGATTTGCTTGTTAACATTACTAAGCATGTGTTGAAGCCCAAGCATAGGGTCGTAACCgatgaagagaaagaaaatcTCTTGAAGAAGTTTAATTTGAATGAGAACCAG CTTCCAAGAATGTCACAGAAGGATGCCATTGCTCAGTATTACGGGCTGGAGAAAGGTCAGGTGATCGAAGTCACTTACAATGGTGAAATAACTGGCCTGCACATAACCTACCGTTGCATATGGTGA
- the LOC122581447 gene encoding UPF0481 protein At3g47200-like encodes MASVAGETKNINKAVYTTAGNTYEEWHCSILQAKFPPSRTTTQIRKVPMILKEKKDHDKYYVPKVVSLGPYHYGNPSLESFQDRKPFYTNKLLKTNPDEDEDAQLSESIQSLYNNLAQMVDTLRGYYEDEDDHLSNDEFTWVMLLDGCFILYFIKNIYLHAVTDSLGLKSRDIMFAQQDTFLLENQIPYRVLTEVMKFVPDVDWDLKIKRFVDDNIFVTKMFSYEGKWKNSIRFVPSHPIPGTINHLLELLQTRLAQGSTFDQLPSDWYTVRNVNDLSEVGISFKPSESRSINFIKYRCGFCANLELPPITIYSDTKPMLLNLVAYEMCSDDLEPSWVTSYICLLNSLIDHPEDVKVLRKAGILANHLRSDDEVVQLFNDIGTDLVPNNYAYSRARLEIQQHYDRKRNALIGQLKHQYLKTPWAYVALLVGFVSLFLSSVQAYFTVWGSPSQRDS; translated from the coding sequence ATGGCGTCGGTTGCTGGCGAGACGAAAAACATTAATAAAGCCGTCTACACAACTGCTGGAAACACTTACGAAGAATGGCATTGCTCAATATTGCAAGCCAAGTTTCCACCATCTCGCACGACGACGCAGATTCGCAAAGTTCCTATGATCCTGAAAGAGAAAAAGGATCATGATAAGTACTATGTGCCAAAGGTAGTGTCTCTTGGTCCATATCACTATGGCAACCCAAGTCTTGAATCGTTTCAGGACCGCAAGCCCTTTTATACAAACAAGCTTCTGAAAACGAAccctgatgaagatgaagatgctCAGTTATCTGAGTCGATTCAAAGTTTGTATAATAATCTTGCTCAAATGGTTGACACATTACGAGGGTATTACGAAGATGAAGATGATCACTTATCGAATGACGAATTCACATGGGTGATGTTGCTAGATGGTTGTTTTATTCtgtatttcattaaaaatatctATTTGCACGCAGTAACAGATTCTCTAGGGTTGAAAAGCCGGGATATTATGTTTGCTCAACAAGATACGTTTTTGCTAGAGAATCAAATCCCGTACCGAGTTCTTACTGAGGTCATGAAGTTTGTACCAGATGTGGATTGGGATCTTAAGATCAAACGTTTCGTTGATGACAATATTTTTGTGACAAAAATGTTCTCGTATGAAGGAAAATGGAAAAATTCTATTAGGTTTGTCCCAAGCCATCCAATTCCAGGTACAATAAACCATCTTCTTGAGCTTCTTCAAACTAGGCTTGCACAAGGCAGTACTTTTGATCAACTCCCTAGTGACTGGTATACTGTACGTAATGTTAATGACCTTTCCGAAGTAGGGATTAGTTTCAAGCCGAGTGAAAGTAGGTCTATCAACTTCATTAAATATAGATGTGGGTTTTGTGCAAACTTGGAGCTTCCTCCCATCACCATATACTCTGACACAAAGCCAATGTTGTTGAATTTGGTAGCATATGAGATGTGTTCCGATGACCTAGAACCTTCATGGGTCACCTCATACATATGCCTTCTCAATTCTCTTATTGATCACCCCGAGGACGTTAAGGTCCTTAGAAAAGCAGGGATTCTAGCCAACCATCTTAGGAGTGATGATGAAGTCGTACAGCTGTTCAATGATATAGGTACAGATCTTGTGCCCAACAATTATGCATATTCGAGAGCAAGGCTTGAGATTCAACAACATTATGACCGTAAAAGGAATGCCTTGATAGGCCAATTGAAGCATCAGTACTTGAAGACCCCTTGGGCATATGTAGCCCTTCTAGTCGGCTTTGTGAGTCTCTTTCTTAGTTCCGTTCAAGCTTACTTCACTGTTTGGGGAAGTCCAAGTCAACGAGACAGTTAG